TAATCTATCTCTGTTTGATTCACTCACTCTAGTAGTGGAAAATGCCAAACCACTAGTTGAGTTGACTCTTGTGAGTTGTGTCTTTTAAGTTAAAGACAATTCTATGGCATACTCTATATTTTATAGTTATGTCTTGTCAAAGGTATCTAAGAATTGTATATGAAGGGTATGAGAGCTTTTGCTGCAGTACTTGGGAGCTATCATTATGTGTTAATACCTAAGATATTCAATTACAGGTGTGACTAAGGAGGGCACAAGATAATTTGCTATATGAAATTAGGGTTTTATAAGAGCGGAGATAGCTATCAATATGCCTAGATCTTTAGTATATGGCGTAGCTAGTAAATTGTTGGGTTGTGTAACTATATTGTTGAAGATTTTAATAGTGGAATAGTTTTATGATTTTTGAGTTGGTTTTGAACTAGAGTTTTACTATGTTAGCAAGTTATTGGATTCAGTCTTATCTAGTTCTTGTGTTGCCAAGTTCTAGTAGTTGTTGCTCATATCTCAATCTTAACCTGAGTTAAGATTATAGAAAGAGGATGAACATTGGAAATACATGCAAGATGAACTTCATCTAAACTTGCTTAGTGGTTTGATGATCTAGACTTGGTCAAAACATATTGAAGTAGCTTTATAGCTTAGAATCTCAATAGATTTTCCATATTGCCTCTGAAGGCTAGTGCAGTGTGGAGCCTGGGGGATTGGAAGAGTTGAGAATCGACTTGCAATAACATTGCCACGTCAACACAGCCATCACCAAGGCAAATAGAAATGGGCTAAGATTTGGTCCCTGGAAGTGCTTTGAGTCTACTCTCATTGTTCTTACTAGAGTCTTGCTCCATCATCATGTCCTTCATTGCCTAAATATAAGCCACTGGTATACCTCTAGCCTCGAGGCATCTCCATAGAACTCCCTTTCAGACTTATTTATAGGCCTTTTCTAGGTCAATGAACACCTTGTGTACGTCGCTCTTTCTCTCCCTATACTTCTCCATTAGTCTCCACAAAATTAAAGCTTCTGTAGTTGATCATGACATGTATCCGAGTGGTTCTTGAAAAAACACACCCTGCTCACCCCTATCTCCACTGCTCCTTCCCAAACTTTCATAGTGGCTTGGCAGGTTGATACCCCTTTAATTGTTGCAAATTTGGATATCACCCATGTTTTTTACAACAGAATCATTGTACTTCATCTCCATTCTTCGGGCATTTTGGATGTCACCCATGTTTTTTAATCCTTCTAACCTCCATCACTTGCTCCGTTAGGTCCCTATCTCTACTAAAATGCCTACTCCATTCCTATCCCTCGAGCATCCCCCACAACTCAAATCCATCCACAATGTGTTCCTCCGTTCCTACCCATTCGGTCTTCTTGGGATACAAGCTAATATCTTCCTCTTCTTGAGAATCTACACCAACTCTATGGACTTTCCTGTCAATGTCTCTATATTTCAACAACTCAGTTAACACTCATGCCCCTCGCCATTGGCCTTGACCAAAGTCATGACCCTATTCTACCATCGTCCACCAGTGCCACCAAAGTAGATGCAAACTAAACAAGAATTgagtaaaatatttactaaatcaAGTGTAGAGCCTATATAATCAATAGTTTGAGAACTAGAAATGAAAAATCAACTCAAAAACTATTAACATTAGAAACAGAGGCAAACAATTGATCAAGAGAACTGGAAAATTGAGTAATACAAAAGGCGACACCTTTTCCTCCTTTCTTGCCTCTCGCCTCTCGCCTTTTGTCGCCATGGCGTTGCCTAAAGATTTCCTCACCACAAAGCTAAAAGGCGATGAAGGGTTGCCTTGCCTGGCCTTTCACCATTGACTAGGAGGCGATCACCTTTCACAATTGCTCCAATTCAattgatttcaagaaaataattgttATCATCATCCGTTGGATGATGAGCGTAATTGTAGCAAAATCAATGAAGTGGCTGATTTGTGGAGAATTCGATGAAATCAGTGACTCAGATGTCAATCAGCACCACAACTTCTTGACCAGTTAAGGGAAGTTAGGGAAAGAACCTGCACACTGCTAGGAGTACTGCTCGGTTTGATATCATTCTGACCTCGTTGATAGAGGTCGCTCGAAAATAATGTTTTCTTCTCTGGTCAGATCAGATCGGGGTTGGGATGTCAATCAGCACCGGAACTTCTTGTCCAGTTAGGGAAAGAACCTGCTTATGGCTTTGTAAAGTAGCTGAAAATTGCAGTGCTAGGAGTACTGTTCGGTTTGATATCGTTCTGACCTCCTTGATAGAGGTCGCCCGATAATAATGTTTTCTTCTCTGGTCAGATCAAATCAGAGTTGACAACGTGGTGTGTAGGGGAGATGGGTCAACGACGCTGGCGGTATGTGGCAGAGCAGAGTTACATGTAGAGAGAAAAGACAGTTTTATGGAGAGTATAGGAAGTTGTGGGTGTTTTTAGCCTACCATATCCTTTGCGTAGCGATAGAAAATTTTCTACTTTGTGGGATGTATACATGCACCATTAGTTCCCAAAAAGACCTAGATTAGAGTCCAGGTCTCGAGGACCTTAATCTTAAGGTTTTATCTTCTAAGAGGAATAGCTTATCAATGTTTATTCCATCCAACTAATTCACGATGCAAAATAAGGTTCACATTTCAATAATGGTACAACATGACCTTATGATGACATTTCTATGGCTGAGTACCTCGTTCTTTACATAATAGCTTTCTTGGAAGTGTTAAGcctcatttgtttttattaagacTAAGATGTTTGATTATcaatacacatctgaatattaagatgtttaTTAAGAATTGGATATTTGAATCTGAGTATAGATCTGAACATTAAGATGTTGCATTAAGATTGGAAtactaaataaataagattGGTTGTTGTTTCaacatttgaatatatttaacttatttttatttaataattaatatatatataaactcgAATGTTAcctaatataatatgaataaatatattttaaaaattgtacgGGGGCTGGTAGTGGTGATGGTGAACGGTGGAGGTTGTGGGTGTCGATAAGGGATTGTGTTGGTTGTGCTTAGTAGTTAGGCGTAATGGTGGTTAACAATAGTGGTTAATGATGGAGGTAGTTGCGGTACCAGCTAGTAAGTGTGGTGGATATTATTGATAGTAAATGGTGATGAATGATGATAGTTGttggtgatggttgtgattgtCGATTAGTGACGATATATAGTGGTGGCTGATGGTAGTGATCGGTGGTCATTGAGGTAGTGATAGTTGGTGGCGACGATTGAAAATGGTGGCTAGTGTTTGTGACATGATTGTGGTGATTGACAACTTAGTGGTCGTGGTTGAGGATAGTTGTTGGTAATTTATAATGGTGGACACAGTTTTTTGTTGTGAAACTGGATGGTGTAGTAGTGAACTGCCAATTTTCTAGACAGCCGATCTTGAACAACCACACAGTGATTGGACTGAAAGGAGAGAGGGGGAGGTGGATGCGAAGTGTGAAACAAATAGATCAGTCGATATGACAAACTACACAGTGATTCAGTGATTGGACTGATAGGAGCGAGGGAGAGGTGGATGCAAAGTGAAGCAAACTTTATGTTCTCGTTAACTTTGTACTTCATTGGCTTTCTTCTGCTCTCATTTACTAGCTATATGCATCAACCTCTGCTTTTCTTAGAACCAATTTTCTTCGTCCTCCATTATCCAAAAAGAACATTGTTTCCAATTCTTATGATTCTTTCTGAATTTTCACTGATATGTAGAGTAACTCGAGTTTATTTCTACCGACATGATTTTCTTAGCACTTGATGTCTACTTGTTTCATCCTTGATTTAAATTTTCCAGATATTACAAGATCACGGTGATGAAGTATGGTTCTTACAGTTCTCCCACGGTGGAAAATACTTGGCCTCGTCAGCTGCTGATTGTTTGGTGATCATATGGGAGGTAAGTGCCCTCTTAAAGATTCTTTGTCATATCATATATTGATGTATCATTACTAGATCATTAATCACATTGGTTTCAGCAGAATTTCATTTCCTCCCTTTTTGTATCGATTACCATCCTGATTTTTATTGGGCTTTTGCATTTCTATTGAAGAATGAGTATTGGAGGACAGTGAATAGAAGACAATAGTGTTTTTTGGGAAATAGTTTTACCTGATTATATGCTTAAGATCTAGGGATAAAACATACTCCCATCCGTTTCAATTTGATTGTCCTGTTTAGACTTGTCACatagtttaagaaagtaaaggagattttttaatcttgttgtCATATATTAAAGATGTATTGAATGTACCAAATTCCCTTAAGTATTGTGGTCTTCAACATGCCATGTGGAAAGTTAGTATTAAAGAGTTTCCAAAAAAGTAAAGAGACATTCTTTTTATAACGGTCTAAAATAGAAAGtaggacaaacaaattaaaacggaGTAAGCAGTTCACCAACACCCTAAATGTGAACATACATTGTGACAGTCAGAATCTTCTTCACCAGTGTGAATAACTTGTTTCCTGATCCAAGTAAAAGTTAAGGGACTCCTAAACTTGAGGAAATAATCTAGTAAAACTATTCATGCTCAATTATTCGTCAATCCTACGACTCTTGCAGATATTGTAAGGTGTTTACTATTTGGTCATTTGAATAGAGAAACTACAAGTAGCCAGGCTTAATCTTTTTCTGGTAAAGTAACAGATTGTTTCGTTATGTTCTATTCTTTCTTGAAGCATAGATTTCAAGTTATGTTGGTACAACTTGACCGtctcaaagaaaaaagaagaaattcaggtagtattaatttttattttttatctttttcggGGCACTGCTTTGGGTTTAGGCAGGAAGCACTGGGAATAAGAGAATATGAAGCTCTGGAAACgtcatactattatttataaTCGGCACTTATTATGAGAGTATTGTGATAAACATAAGTTTAGTGATCTTTCTCAGCTCTCAGCTTTCTTGTTCTTTGTAGGTGAAATTGGATGGTTTTTTCTGTGTGAAGCACCGGTTTTCTGGACACCAGAAACCTGTCTCCAATATTTCATGGAGTCCTGATGACCATCAACTCCTTACTTGTGGGGTAGAGGAAGTTGTCAGACGATGGGATGTTGAATCAGGTGAATGTATACATATTTATGAGAAAAATGGTCTTGGTTTGATCTCGTGTGGATGGGCTCCTGATGGGAACAGGATATTATGCGGTGTTACAGACAAAAGCATTAGCATGTGGGATCTGGAAGGGAAAGAGTTGGAGTGTTGGAAAGGCCATCGGACTATTAGAATATCAGACTTGGGGATAACTAGTGACGGGAAGCATGTAGTCTCTGTTTGTAAAGATAATATGATACTATTATTTGGATGGGAATCAAAAGCAGAGAAAGTTATTCAGGAGGATCAAACAGTAACATCATTTGTACTGTCCACAGACAATAAGTATTTATTGGTTAGCCTTTGGAATCAAGAAATTCATCTGTGGGATATAGAGGGAACTGCAAAACTCATATCCAAATATAATGGGCATAAACGTTCACGCTTCGTCATAAGATCTTGCTTTGGCGGACTGAATCAAGAATTTATTTCTAGTGGAAGTGAGGACTCCCAGGTAATTTTCCTCTTGTTGATCAAGAAACACAATAATTTCCAGTATAATCTACTTGTGATATACTTGTGACATATATTCCTTATCTCGCCATGACATTCctcattttcaaaatatcaGATTTCTAGTTTGCACGTCATAGCAGTAATTGACAGTAGTACTCATTTGCATCCTTTGTAGGCTGCATGAATGAAAACTTGCCAATAATATCTGAGACAGGCATTATAGCATTATATTTCAGGGTCAATCTATTCTGAATAGGGTGGTTACATTGATTTCTACCtcacatttcaaaaaaaaaaaaaaaagtaaaaaggttCCGATTTGAAAATTATGCAATTTGTGCTTTGATGCTTTCCTTTTTACTTGAGGAATAAAAGCAAGTAGGAAAATGCCTATTGAGAATCTATCATTGTGAAAACCTAATTGAAGGTACTGAGTGGGAACAACAATCAATCATGTTAGGTGCTCTTCTAGGAATATCTTGTATGAAATAGCTTCTAGGATTATTTTTCTAGTTTCTTCAGTTTCATTGATGGCTTTCAAACCCTAACTCTGCATCAATTCTGAAATCCAAGTCTCTGATTCTCATGGGCTCTTCCCATTCCATCATCAGCTGGAGGGGAGTTATGACCCACCCCCTTAAGTATCCTTGCTTTGACTCTTATCTATTCAATTCAATGTTCTGCAATGCATTTATCATATTAAGATAAGATTTTCTCTTTTACCATATTTTCAGGTTTATATATGGCACATAAGCTCAGGAGAACTTGTTGAGACGTTGGCGGGACATTCTGGAACAGTAAACTGTGTTAGCTGGAATCCAGCAGATCCTCATATGTTGGCTTCTGCTAGTGATGATCATACAATTCGCATATGGGGTTTGAATCAAGTAAAAATGGAACACAATGACACAGTTAGTAATGGTGTACACTACTGCAATGGGGGAACTTAGAAGTGTTTCCGTCGGAGAATTAGTTAGATGCTTTACTGGTTACTTCATTGGATGTGTTGATCTGCATTCTAGATAAGTTGCTATTCAACTATGTGAGCAGCTTAGACTTTATACAGGTTACATGTCATGATGATGGCAGTTTGCTTTAATATTAGCTGTTTTAGTTTATCCATATTTGTGGTCAATATGGTGTTCTTTAAGTGAACAAATTCACAAAATGGAGATACAATTGGATCTATCAACTGTTATGTTTTAGCCTGTCTGCTGTTCTTCACCCACCCTTTACAACACGTATTTGGTTGTAGATTTCATATTACAGATTTTACGAATTAGGTAAATTAGAAATGCACACAAGGTCATTTTGGTTGTTTTAGAGGTGTCTTATTCATTTGTTTGCATGAAGCCAATGTAGGTCTGACTTCTAATCATTCAAGATTTTAGGTCATTATGTGAAGAGTTAAATGCTTGTTTGGTTTGAATAGGTTTTAATTATCGTTAAAAggtattttttatatgataattttcATTATCACTGTGTCTACAATGACTAATCACCACTGCCCTTCTCAATTCGAGCACTATTAACAATTGTTGTCATACTTGATAAACTCGTcatttacatataattttatcCATATCACTATCACTCACTACATCATTGCGGTTATTTCCTCCACCATCACA
This DNA window, taken from Solanum lycopersicum chromosome 5, SLM_r2.1, encodes the following:
- the LOC101258261 gene encoding WD repeat-containing protein 26 homolog isoform X2, translating into MGRAEDDEPPPKRVKVSSRKGDLPKSTLLTDPASCSLNDLMAHPLVRQGDDEVVGAKGVVKKVEFVRIVAEALYSLGYNKAGARLEEESGIPLQSAEVKLFMQQILDGKWDESVATLHKIGLIDEKIVKLASFEILEQKFFELLDGKNVMDALKTLRTELGPLCVNNDRVRELSLCILSPLQQVLAGMSGQDVVRPKSRTKLLGELQKLLPPAVIIREQRLVHLVEQALDLQLDACRFHNSLVGEMSLLTDHQCGRDQIPSQTLQILQDHGDEVWFLQFSHGGKYLASSAADCLVIIWEVKLDGFFCVKHRFSGHQKPVSNISWSPDDHQLLTCGVEEVVRRWDVESDKSISMWDLEGKELECWKGHRTIRISDLGITSDGKHVVSVCKDNMILLFGWESKAEKVIQEDQTVTSFVLSTDNKYLLVSLWNQEIHLWDIEGTAKLISKYNGHKRSRFVIRSCFGGLNQEFISSGSEDSQVYIWHISSGELVETLAGHSGTVNCVSWNPADPHMLASASDDHTIRIWGLNQVKMEHNDTVSNGVHYCNGGT
- the LOC101258261 gene encoding WD repeat-containing protein 26 homolog isoform X1, with the translated sequence MGRAEDDEPPPKRVKVSSRKGDLPKSTLLTDPASCSLNDLMAHPLVRQGDDEVVGAKGVVKKVEFVRIVAEALYSLGYNKAGARLEEESGIPLQSAEVKLFMQQILDGKWDESVATLHKIGLIDEKIVKLASFEILEQKFFELLDGKNVMDALKTLRTELGPLCVNNDRVRELSLCILSPLQQVLAGMSGQDVVRPKSRTKLLGELQKLLPPAVIIREQRLVHLVEQALDLQLDACRFHNSLVGEMSLLTDHQCGRDQIPSQTLQILQDHGDEVWFLQFSHGGKYLASSAADCLVIIWEVKLDGFFCVKHRFSGHQKPVSNISWSPDDHQLLTCGVEEVVRRWDVESGECIHIYEKNGLGLISCGWAPDGNRILCGVTDKSISMWDLEGKELECWKGHRTIRISDLGITSDGKHVVSVCKDNMILLFGWESKAEKVIQEDQTVTSFVLSTDNKYLLVSLWNQEIHLWDIEGTAKLISKYNGHKRSRFVIRSCFGGLNQEFISSGSEDSQVYIWHISSGELVETLAGHSGTVNCVSWNPADPHMLASASDDHTIRIWGLNQVKMEHNDTVSNGVHYCNGGT
- the LOC101258261 gene encoding WD repeat-containing protein 26 homolog isoform X3, which codes for MAHPLVRQGDDEVVGAKGVVKKVEFVRIVAEALYSLGYNKAGARLEEESGIPLQSAEVKLFMQQILDGKWDESVATLHKIGLIDEKIVKLASFEILEQKFFELLDGKNVMDALKTLRTELGPLCVNNDRVRELSLCILSPLQQVLAGMSGQDVVRPKSRTKLLGELQKLLPPAVIIREQRLVHLVEQALDLQLDACRFHNSLVGEMSLLTDHQCGRDQIPSQTLQILQDHGDEVWFLQFSHGGKYLASSAADCLVIIWEVKLDGFFCVKHRFSGHQKPVSNISWSPDDHQLLTCGVEEVVRRWDVESGECIHIYEKNGLGLISCGWAPDGNRILCGVTDKSISMWDLEGKELECWKGHRTIRISDLGITSDGKHVVSVCKDNMILLFGWESKAEKVIQEDQTVTSFVLSTDNKYLLVSLWNQEIHLWDIEGTAKLISKYNGHKRSRFVIRSCFGGLNQEFISSGSEDSQVYIWHISSGELVETLAGHSGTVNCVSWNPADPHMLASASDDHTIRIWGLNQVKMEHNDTVSNGVHYCNGGT
- the LOC101258261 gene encoding WD repeat-containing protein 26 homolog isoform X4, producing the protein MAHPLVRQGDDEVVGAKGVVKKVEFVRIVAEALYSLGYNKAGARLEEESGIPLQSAEVKLFMQQILDGKWDESVATLHKIGLIDEKIVKLASFEILEQKFFELLDGKNVMDALKTLRTELGPLCVNNDRVRELSLCILSPLQQVLAGMSGQDVVRPKSRTKLLGELQKLLPPAVIIREQRLVHLVEQALDLQLDACRFHNSLVGEMSLLTDHQCGRDQIPSQTLQILQDHGDEVWFLQFSHGGKYLASSAADCLVIIWEVKLDGFFCVKHRFSGHQKPVSNISWSPDDHQLLTCGVEEVVRRWDVESDKSISMWDLEGKELECWKGHRTIRISDLGITSDGKHVVSVCKDNMILLFGWESKAEKVIQEDQTVTSFVLSTDNKYLLVSLWNQEIHLWDIEGTAKLISKYNGHKRSRFVIRSCFGGLNQEFISSGSEDSQVYIWHISSGELVETLAGHSGTVNCVSWNPADPHMLASASDDHTIRIWGLNQVKMEHNDTVSNGVHYCNGGT